Below is a genomic region from Pirellulales bacterium.
ATGCTGACCTTCTGAGCTTGACCTTTTGGCGAGCGCTGTCGGACGGGCCATTCACGACATGGTGCCGCTTGATTGCATCTCCATAGTCGGGCCGCCCAGTGTGGTTTCGTTCAACCGGCTGTATCCGAAGTGCCGGTCCTCGGGCCAATTACCATTGCTCGCAACGCAACGCCGGCATCGCCTGAGACCGTCTGCGGCAGGGGCACTTCGGATACAGCCCTCTGCGTTAGGTACAACGATTAACAGGTTGTCGATCGTCCTTCATGTACCTTAGCGCAAACCGGTCCCCGATGTTACATCACCTGCGACTATCGCGGCTACGTCGGCCAGAATAACGCTAATAAAACGACACGACCGATCCGCCGGGAAGGCGGCCGCTGGGCTGCGGGCCGCGCTGCTCCATGCCGAACCACCAGCGCTGCTGTGGACGACGCGTGCGCAAGTAGAGCATTTGCGAGAGACTTGGATTGCGGGCCGCACGTTCCCCTGGGAATTCGGTCCAGCCCGACAGCACCTGATGCCAGGCTTTGGGCCAGGCGCTGCTTTTCAGATGAATGGGATCCCAGCCGTACCAAGCGCGCTCTTGCTCGACGAGCGTGACGCCGCGCCTGTCGGCGACTTCGATCAGCCGCCGATCGAGTTCTCGCGCACGCTCGGCGATTACTTGAAACGGCGCCGTTCCCAGTGGGAACATGGCGCGACGCAGCAAGCGAAATTTCCATTCTGGCAAATTATCGATATTGGCAATCGGCAGACGCGTCATTACGACGCGCGCTTCATGCTGCGCAAGCAAGTCCAGGCAGCCGCTGACCCAGCTGACTATCTGCTCGACCGGCTGCTCGTAGAGCAAGTCATTGCCGATGTCGGTAATCAATGCGGCCGTGGGCACCGGGTCCCGCTGGGCGAGCGCAGGCCACAGGTCGCCTTTGAGAATGCTGGGCAACGAGCGTCCCAACACCGTGCTGCGCGTGCCGTACGAGCGACCGTGCCCCAGCGCGGCAAAGATCTCGAGCGGCGAACCCCAGATTCGCTGACAGGCGTCGACAACGGTGGCAATGCCGCGCGTCAGGTTGCTGGCGCCCAACAGGATCACACGCCGCTGCGGCGTCGCGGCCACGACGCTCGATTGCGATTGGTCTACCATCCGCGACCGCCAAAACCTCCGCCCGACACCTGTTGCAACATCTGATAACTTTGATACGCCATATAGGCAAAAAAGATCGCCGCGAAGACTTCTTCCCAGCGTAAAAAGCAAAACGCGGCCATCCCGACCGCAGCGACTACCGACAATATCAACGACAGCCGCAGCCCGTCGGCCGGATAGACCTTGGCTGCCACGGCGCGGGCCACTTGCCCACCATCAAGCGGAATGATCGGCAGCAAATTCACCAGTCCCCAGAAGATATTGATGAACTGCATATACTGCAGCAGTCGATTCACGTTGTTGGCATTGAAGGGCTCCCATTCGACGAAGATCGGCACGCTCGATACCAGATCGAAATGCAGGTGCGGGGCACGCCCCCCCAGTGCCAGGCCCAGGAAGATCACAGCCGCGAAGGCGAATCCCGCTACCGGGCCGGCCAACGAAATGACCACGTCCGCCAGCCAGGTTTCGCGCGATCTGCCGCGCCCACCCCAGCGACCGCTAGTGGGAATCGCCAGGCCACCGAAGCTGTGCAGGACCACGTGCGCGTTCATGCCGTAGTAGCGAAAGGCGGCCACGTGTCCCAGTTCGTGTACCAGAATGCAGGCAAACTCGGCCACCGTCCACAGCAACACCCGGGCTGGGTCGCCGTCTGCGCCTGCCCCAAGCAGCAAGGTCATCAACCAAAACGTCCAATGCACGCGCACCGGCACGTCCCCCACGTTGAAGTGAAGGTCGTACGGCGATGGCGGCGGTTCCACAAAGAACATGGCAAACTTCCCTTAGCGGCGCGATTCTATGGTGGCAGCAAGCTTCGATCGTCGCTGCCGCGCGCTTCGGTCATAGCATACTACCGCTGCGATTTCGGCGCAAGGCTTGCCAGGTGCTGAATGCTGGACTGGTAGAGGTCGCTCGCTATGGATTCTGCGGCGGCAATTCGATTACTGCCGCCAACCTCCGCTGCTGGCGACGACCATGCCAGGCCGGAAATGGGGGCGCGGGACCGAAACGACGCGCTCGTCCAGCTCGCGCAGGATGTAGCCGGCCGCTTGACGCGAAGCGCCGCCATGTCCAACGCGGGCCTTTAACTCCGCGAGCGCCGCCACGCGCTCGCTGCGCAATTCCGAGTCTGTCAGCCACTGGACGATATGGGTGGCAATCTGCAGCGAACGGTCGTGGTAGGTGAGATATTCGGGAAACAGCGCCCGGTCGGCATCCGGCTTGTGCGGATCGTAAGGCGAAAGATCCGGCCCGAACGACCGATCGTCCGCCAGCAGGTTCACCAACGTGATGTATTTCACGCGGCGGAAGAATCCTTGCACGAAATACGCGACACGGCTGATCGTGTACAAAATCACGGTGGGCTTGGTTTGATAGAGCAATTCCAGCGACACCGAGCCGGATACTGCCATGCAACACTCGGCCAGGTGAATCAGCTCGGGCGTGCGGCCCAAGTGAACTTCGATGGGCAGGCCGCTGGCCGCGGCCCATTGTTGCGCGAACTCGGCCTGCTGCGGCTTGAAGCTAGCCACCGCGAAACGCACGTCAGGAAGACTCTTGTGAATGATCGCGGCCGCCCGCAAAAACCAGCGCAGGTTCTGCTCTACTTCCTGAGTTCGCGAGCCGGGGAGTATCGTCACCAGGCGTCCTGGTTTGGCGCGCTCGCGCGCGAGAAACGTCTCGTCCAGTTTCTGGCGGCGCACCTCGTCGAAGTACGCGTGGCCCACGAATGTCGCATTGCAGCCGCGCTCGCGAAACCAGGATTCTTCAAACGGTAAGCTGCATAGCACGTGGTCGACGAAGCGGCGCATCTTTTTCACGCGCCAACTGCCCCAGGCCCAGATCTGGGGGGGCGTGTAATAGAATACCGGAATGCCGTGCGCCTTGGCGCGTCCGGCAATCCACCAGTTGAAGCCCGGATAGTCGATCAGCACCACGGCGTCAGGGCGGTGATGGCGAAAATATCGGTCCGCCCGGCTCGCCAGGTGCAAAAACTTGTGCAGGTTCAAGAGCACGCGCAGAAACCACATCACGGCGAGCGCGGTCAGATCCTCGTGCAGGTCGCAGCCGGCCTGGGCCATCAGCGGCCCGCCATAGCCAACGAATTCGATATCGGGGCGCTGCGCGTGGAGGGCGCGCATCAGGTTGGCGCCGTGCAGGTCGCCGCTCGGCTCGCCCACGGATAAGAAAATCTTCATAGTTGCCGTCGCAGGCTAAAGCGCGGACGCATCCGCGCGGGTTTCCAGGGCACATTGGGAGTAGTGGATTTCCCAATCCATCAGGGCGGCCAAGTATGCCAGATGGCATTCTGCCCAGAAAGGGCATTTGGCCGATCCCGCGCCACGCATCTGCGGCCGATACCCTGCCGTCCGCTCATCGCGTGCTAGCACTATGCCCTTCGATGGTTGGGCCCACCTGTAACGTCAAAGCCTGACGCGCCGACGGAGCGGATTAATCGCCGCGGGGGATGCGGGCCGATAGCACCTTCAGGCTTGCCGTCATGGCAATGCTGTCAATGCACCCCTCGGACGTCGTATGAAACCGCTGGTCGCAAAATTGGTGCGCGTGGGTGTGATCTACGCCACGACAGGGATTCTCGGCTTGGGCGTTTTGGCATGGATGAGCTATCGCGCTCGTCGGAGCCGGGCGGAATTGCCAGCCGCAGGCGACGAAGAAGAATTCCAAACCCTGTCGGCCGCCTGACGCTGCTTGGGCTTCTGACCGCGCAACGGCACTAATAAAAACGCGGAGCGCCCCCGCAGGAGCGCTCCGCCGATTGACAACAACCCGATCGAGCTGTTCGTCGGTCAGCTCGCAACGCTGCAGCTGCCCGCCGCCTCGGTGCAGCATGCTGGGCAGCACGACGCACATGCTTCGCCGCAGCAAGCGGCGCAGCTGGTGCCGCAGCAGTCAGCTGCACAACCGCTTGAGCAGCATGACGGAGCGCTTGCTCGAGTAACCAACGCGGTTTGCGTCGCTACAGCGCAGCAACTGGCTGCGCCCCGACGTGTCTCGCGAGGCGCCTGGGTAGTGCGGTGGGCCGCGCAGCAAGCTGCGCCGCCATCTTCGCAACAGGAGCTACCCTCGAAGCAACAGGACGGCGAGGTACTCTCGTTCGCCGCAGTGGCAGCCACGCCGAAACGACCAACCAGCACGACGGCGGCCGCAGCCACCAGCGCGCACGCAAATACGAACATGGAAGTACGCATGGGAAAATCTTTCCTGAGTAATGGGGAACAAATCGCAAAACACGCTCTAGCGCGGTGCGAGAATTAGTTCCGCCAAACACACAGGAGCACCCGCAGTGGCGGGTCGGATTCATGCGACCGGCCGCAGCCCTCGAGCGCGACAGATCGCTCGCCGGCATCCGGTAGTAAGAAGTCGTCGAGGAAGGCCGCGAACAGCGTGCTCGACGATTCGTCGACCTCGTGACGCGGCGATTCGGATTTCGCTAGCGGTTCGTTCGCACGGCAGCATTCACCGCACGGCGCCCTTGGCGCCGGCGCGGATGCCGGTGCCGTTCGATGATTCGCACAGCAATCCAAGAGCTTCTGTGGATTCGCAACGACCTGTGGCGCGCCGCCCACCGCACAACATCCCGCGCAACTGCCCCACGCCAGGGGGCCGGCCGAAACCGCAACTGCGGCGGACGTGACCAGCATCAAACCCAAGTGTAGCGCAGACCGTCGCATATCAGGTTCTACGAACGCCGTAAGAACTGGTTCAAAAGAAAGCTGGTGGGGACGCCCCAGAGGAGCGCCCCCACCGAAATGCAATCGAATTGCGATACTTCGGCAGACTGAGACTACTTGCTCAGCTGCGGCAGCTTAGCCGTGAACTTGGACGGATCCTTCTCGAAGGCAGCCGGGCAGTTCTTGCAGCAGAAGTAGACCTTCTTGCCTTGGTAATCGACCGATTGGGCCGGGTCGATGGCCTTGTCGCTGACCGGGCACTTGGTCTGCGCCGTGACGGCTGCCAGAACCTTGTCACCGCCCAGAGCCTTGGCCACCTTGTCGTCGGCCTTCTCGACCGCGCCCTTGCAGTTGCCACAGCAGAAGCTGACCTTCACGCCGTCGATCTCGGTCGACTGGTCGGGATTGCAGGCCTTGCCGCTGAGGGGGCATGCGACTTGGGCCAGTTGACCCGTGCCCAACATCTGCAACGTCGCCTTGGCGGCGAACTTCTTCGGGTCGGCCTTAAAGGCGGCCGGACATTTGTCGCAGCAGAATTGGACCTTGCCACCCTCGAAGGCAACCGTCGAGGTTTCCTTGGCGGGCTGGCCCGACACGGGGCACTTGGCCTGGTACTTGGCATCGGCAGCAATCAAGGCCTGACTAAGCAGTAGGGCCGAGCCGATCGCGGCGGCGAGCAGAATACGTGTCTTCATAACTTGTTTTCCTTTACTCAAAGGGACGTTGAAACTGTCTTGACGATAGAAACTGTTAGATGTCGTAGGCCTTTTGACATCGCGCTGCGAACGTTGTCATTCAACGCTCGCATCAGAGGATGACAACTTCGGCAATACAATGCCGTCGAGCGGACGGCGCCGTTGGGCTGCTGCGCGCCAGGCCTGATAAAAACGGCTGGCCAAGGGGCCAGTGCCGTCAGCAGCGCGCAGCGCCACTATCGAAGAGAACCGATCAGATCTGCCAGGTGCAAAAGCGAACTCGCACCGGGGGCAAGCCACTATCCGCAGCCGCGTTAGCGATGCAAGGCGAGAGGGATTCTACCGGTGGCAGCGTGGATCGGATCGCTGCGTCCTGCCCGGCGACCAAAGCCTGCTTGACCAAGTTCTCGTTGTCGTTCGGTAACGTCGCAGGCGTGGCAGGCGCTTCG
It encodes:
- a CDS encoding site-2 protease family protein; amino-acid sequence: MFFVEPPPSPYDLHFNVGDVPVRVHWTFWLMTLLLGAGADGDPARVLLWTVAEFACILVHELGHVAAFRYYGMNAHVVLHSFGGLAIPTSGRWGGRGRSRETWLADVVISLAGPVAGFAFAAVIFLGLALGGRAPHLHFDLVSSVPIFVEWEPFNANNVNRLLQYMQFINIFWGLVNLLPIIPLDGGQVARAVAAKVYPADGLRLSLILSVVAAVGMAAFCFLRWEEVFAAIFFAYMAYQSYQMLQQVSGGGFGGRGW
- the lpxB gene encoding lipid-A-disaccharide synthase produces the protein MKIFLSVGEPSGDLHGANLMRALHAQRPDIEFVGYGGPLMAQAGCDLHEDLTALAVMWFLRVLLNLHKFLHLASRADRYFRHHRPDAVVLIDYPGFNWWIAGRAKAHGIPVFYYTPPQIWAWGSWRVKKMRRFVDHVLCSLPFEESWFRERGCNATFVGHAYFDEVRRQKLDETFLARERAKPGRLVTILPGSRTQEVEQNLRWFLRAAAIIHKSLPDVRFAVASFKPQQAEFAQQWAAASGLPIEVHLGRTPELIHLAECCMAVSGSVSLELLYQTKPTVILYTISRVAYFVQGFFRRVKYITLVNLLADDRSFGPDLSPYDPHKPDADRALFPEYLTYHDRSLQIATHIVQWLTDSELRSERVAALAELKARVGHGGASRQAAGYILRELDERVVSVPRPHFRPGMVVASSGGWRQ